The following are encoded in a window of Castanea sativa cultivar Marrone di Chiusa Pesio chromosome 5, ASM4071231v1 genomic DNA:
- the LOC142634096 gene encoding uncharacterized protein LOC142634096: MGKNTTSNPEVKKARAYWDINPSWTTTFCNLCVEQIQAGNRTKGAAFRPEGWFNLVTKFCEETGQNYDKDQLKSRWDVLKGDWRVWEKLRNLDTGLGWDAVKGTIAAPDCWWDLKLKELPKTKKFREKGPQNLEQLEIMFRDVVATGVAAWTPSSGTLPPTMPKEGAGDSDGSSEFKDNQCDMSLDIGSLQQGNTSQSRSSGQKRASESIPSQKKKKKIGGAAMLDNRISELITVCQNRSEGTSRESPSSIDNVMAIVKALPGVDFAFVVEASILFLKKSRREMFLTFKDPESQLKWLQAIIYRQQK; the protein is encoded by the exons ATGGGAAAAAATACCACTTCCAACCCCGAGGTAAAAAAGGCTAGAGCATATTGGGATATTAATCCATCGTGGACAACTACTTTTTGTAACCTTTGTGTGGAACAAATTCAAGCCGGGAATAGAACAAAAGGTGCTGCCTTTAGACCCGAAGGTTGGTTCAATTTGGTGACCAAATTTTGTGAGGAGACCGGTCAAAACTATGATAAGGACCAATTAAAAAGTAGGTGGGATGTATTAAAAGGTGATTGGAGAGTGTGGGAAaaattgaggaatcttgacACAGGTTTAGGTTGGGATGCAGTGAAGGGAACGATTGCCGCTCCTGATTGTTGGTGGGACCTGAAGTTGAAG gaattacccaaaactaaaaaattccGAGAGAAAGGTCCACAGAATCTAGAACAACTTGAGATAATGTTTAGGGATGTTGTAGCAACTGGGGTAGCTGCATGGACCCCTTCTTCAGGTACATTACCTCCAACAATGCCAAAAGAAGGTGCTGGTGATTCAGATGGTAGCTCCGAATTTAAGGATAACCAATGTGACATGAGTTTAGACATTGGTAGTTTGCAGCAAGGAAATACTAGTCAATCACGTAGTTCAGGACAAAAGCGAGCTAGTGAATCAATACcctcacaaaagaaaaagaagaagataggagGAGCTGCAATGTTGGACAATCGTATTAGTGAGTTAATAACTGTATGTCAGAATAGGTCTGAAGGTACTTCTCGAGAGTCACCAAGTTCAATTGATAATGTAATGGCGATTGTGAAAGCACTTCCTGGAGTGGATTTTGCGTTTGTGGTTGAAGCTTCcattctctttctaaaaaagtCACGTAGGGAGATGTTCCTAACTTTTAAGGACCCAGAGTCACAGCTGAAGTGGCTACAAGCAATAATTTATAGGCAGCAGAAGTGA
- the LOC142637225 gene encoding uncharacterized protein LOC142637225 — protein MENLSPIDNTILKSIPSFAVRSRFARNFATVKPKPPLLRKLSDAPPSSRTYGSKRKTSPLVSFAPLKRREDTSTIWPSIVDEARIEAGPISSYIPMSEDAPVGPTADTEAIFAKGGTHEEGEVFTEVDASMKRCFFADANVIAKAMAAAIATATSDVSAKAMTPSPESVPANEGAPVEEKILEGPGLVTEGISAEVSIPPRGGDSPTGTQTEEAPLTSPSPIISSSDPFVTLSQVVKGGPSLVVTTSSIPMTIGSEVLEKQEVASVFAKPTPTGPSLLPTKGAESVVMEPESSFATAVDLMEEVTSFFVRFEQVESNDLDPVDFWGIGPPYVDFHGYQVPKDCLDHLQAIYQDHRDFMQKFPLGRSAREHFLKLLGCVLNDIQHNSIETISMEKILQWRAAIQELIRVEFELGFVLDQLREIAQVFFRTKIQPTIDAIDARIESLKKEKADLEAHCARLLSSVAAPDDSHNNPLVTGLM, from the exons ATGGAGAACCTTTCCCCTATTGATAATACAATTCTTAAGAGCATTCCTTCTTTTGCTGTGAGGTCTCGTTTCGCTAGGAATTTTGCCACAGTCAAGCCTAAGCCTCCACTTTTGAGAAAACTTTCAGATGCTCCTCCCTCTAGCAGGACTTATGGCAGCAAGAGGAAGACTTCTCCCTTAGTTTCTTTTGCCCCTTTAAAGAGAAGA GAGGACACTTCTACCATATGGCCAAGTATAGTTGACGAGGCTAGG ATTGAGGCTGGGCCCATTTCTTCTTACATTCCTATGAGCGAGGACGCTCCCGTTGGGCCCACTGCTGACACTGAGGCAATTTTTGCCAAAGGTGGTACGCATGAGGAGGGAGAGGTTTTTACAGAGGTTGATGCTTCCATGAAAAGATGCTTCTTTGCAGATGCCAATGTGATTGCAAAAGCAATGGCTGCTGCCATTGCCACGGCTACTAGTGATGTTTCTGCCAAGGCCATGACTCCTTCACCAGAGTCAGTTCCTGCTAATGAGGGAGCTCCTGTTGAAGAGAAGATTCTAGAGGGACCCGGTCTTGTTACTGAGGGGATTTCTGCTGAGGTTTCCATTCCTCCAAGGGGTGGTGATTCTCCCACGGGTACTCAGACCGAGGAGGCTCCTCTCACCAGTCCTTCTCCTATCATATCCTCTAGCGACCCATTTGTTACCCTCTCTCAGGTGGTTAAAGGTGGGCCTTCATTAGTGGTTACTACATCTTCCATTCCCATGACTATAG GTTCTGAGGTCCTTGAGAAGCAAGAAGTTGCAAGTGTTTTTGCAAAACCTACTCCTACTGGACCTA GTTTGTTGCCTACTAAGGGAGCCGAGAGCGTTGTGATGGAGCCTGAGAGCAGTTTTGCCACCGCTGTTGATCTTATGGAGGAGGTCACTTCTTTCTTTGTGCGTTTTGAGCAGGTGGAGAGCAATGATCTTGACCCCGTGGATTTTTGGGGTATCGGTCCTCCTTATGTGGATTTTCATGGATACCAAGTGCCCAAAGATTGTCTAGATCATTTGCAGGCCATTTACCAGGATCATAGGGATTTCATGCAAAAGTTCCCCCTTGGTCGTTCTGCTAGGGAGCacttccttaagttgttggggTGTGTTTTAAATGACATCCAGCATAACTCTATTGAAACGATTTCTATGGAGAAGATCCTGCAGTGGAGGGCAGCGATCCAAGAGTTGATCCGTGTTGAGTTTGAGTTGGGCTTTGTGCTGGATCAACTTCGAGAGATTGCCCAAGTCTTCTTTAGGACGAAGATTCAGCCTACTATTGATGCCATTGATGCTAGGATTGAGAGCTTGAAGAAGGAGAAAGCAGACTTAGAGGCTCATTGTGCACGTCTTCTTTCTAGCGTGGCTGCCCCTGATGATTCCCATAATAATCCTCTTGTTACCGGCCTTATGTGA